A genome region from Brassica oleracea var. oleracea cultivar TO1000 chromosome C2, BOL, whole genome shotgun sequence includes the following:
- the LOC106326058 gene encoding putative lipid-binding protein AIR1: MAPRTSLALFLFLNLLFFTYTSAQGTCPRNALQIGACTNVLNAIDLTLGNPPPPVPPCCSLIAGLADLEAAVCLCTALDVNVLGINVHLPIDISVLFNACSRFAPPSFQCP; this comes from the coding sequence ATGGCTCCAAGAACCTCTCTTGCACTCTTCCTTTTCCTTAACCTCCTCTTCTTCACTTACACTTCTGCTCAAGGCACTTGTCCTAGAAATGCCCTTCAGATCGGTGCTTGCACTAATGTGCTCAATGCAATTGACTTAACATTAGGAAACCCACCGCCACCAGTACCGCCGTGCTGCTCGCTCATTGCAGGCTTGGCTGACCTTGAGGCTGCAGTCTGTCTCTGTACCGCGCTCGACGTTAACGTTCTTGGCATCAACGTTCACCTTCCCATCGATATCAGTGTACTTTTCAATGCTTGTAGCAGATTTGCTCCACCAAGTTTCCAATGCCCGTAA